From the genome of Flavobacterium ovatum, one region includes:
- a CDS encoding glycosyltransferase: MKILFLCSSIESGKDGVGDYTKHLCGALIKKGHQVAIVALCDKHIEGLVKETIILGDFSFIVTRISINSLQTQRFAWTQETIRALNPDWVSLQFVPYGFNPKGLPFWLPFFLNRLKGKFLWHIMFHELWIGRKKNVAFKNKVISYLQQVIIKQLLKKMKPQVIHTHLPVYKDNLEKLTSNIIPLPLFSNINPPINFSQNISGNNFRFAFFSQVDITTEIIHFINVFNVGLKELGFFPELIIIGGNENMMSGYIEEFKKKCPLLTTVTCTGFLDDNEISIELKNCNIGITPIPRHALGKSGSTAAFLAHGIPVAVPIIAKEYSEEGIGFFDKNWGGAIITNPNVNEIKNAQKIAQSYKHMFTVEQIGTFFINDLW; the protein is encoded by the coding sequence ATGAAGATTTTATTTTTATGTAGTTCTATTGAATCTGGCAAAGACGGTGTAGGTGATTATACAAAACATCTTTGTGGTGCTTTAATTAAAAAAGGTCATCAAGTAGCTATAGTAGCTTTATGTGACAAACATATTGAAGGCTTAGTAAAAGAAACAATAATCTTAGGGGATTTTTCATTTATAGTGACACGTATTTCAATTAATTCGTTACAGACTCAAAGGTTTGCTTGGACTCAGGAGACTATAAGAGCTTTAAATCCAGATTGGGTGAGTTTACAATTTGTACCTTATGGTTTTAATCCAAAAGGTTTACCATTTTGGTTGCCCTTTTTTTTAAATCGACTTAAAGGAAAATTTCTATGGCATATTATGTTTCATGAGTTATGGATAGGTAGAAAAAAAAATGTTGCATTTAAAAATAAAGTTATCTCCTATTTACAGCAAGTCATTATTAAGCAATTGTTAAAAAAAATGAAGCCACAGGTTATTCATACACATTTACCAGTTTACAAGGATAATTTAGAAAAATTAACATCCAATATAATACCATTACCTCTTTTTTCAAATATTAATCCACCAATTAATTTTTCACAAAACATTTCAGGTAATAACTTTAGATTTGCCTTTTTTAGTCAGGTGGATATAACTACTGAAATTATCCATTTTATAAATGTTTTTAATGTAGGACTTAAAGAACTAGGTTTTTTTCCTGAACTGATCATCATTGGAGGTAATGAAAATATGATGTCAGGATATATAGAAGAATTTAAAAAGAAATGTCCTTTATTAACAACTGTAACTTGTACTGGTTTTTTAGATGATAATGAAATTTCAATTGAGTTGAAAAATTGTAATATAGGGATTACTCCCATACCCCGTCATGCCCTTGGCAAAAGTGGAAGTACAGCTGCTTTTTTAGCACATGGAATTCCAGTTGCGGTACCTATTATTGCAAAAGAATATAGCGAAGAGGGTATTGGATTTTTTGATAAGAATTGGGGTGGTGCAATTATAACCAATCCAAATGTAAACGAAATTAAAAATGCACAAAAAATAGCTCAAAGTTATAAACACATGTTTACTGTAGAACAGATTGGTACTTTTTTTATAAATGATTTATGGTAA
- a CDS encoding acyltransferase, whose translation MVKFFDVKTSIYLDIVRFLCAFVVMVTHCCQVIFEMNFNSHFIGDIQHGAVMIFFVLSGYVIAYTTTVKKRTIVEYTIARLSRLYSIFFPAIILTVICALLTKAVNPSFYEIYNNGNEILRYILGVFYLNEIWFLSAAPRMNGVIWSLGYEFWFYAVFGIFFFKKKGLKGFFLPFLICLLVGPKILLMMVIWMFGFLAFRIQKIIISTKLSWFFVFVFLVISILCMSFFSSIPFKLGTYPLFWASQFITDYVVGVFFGISIWFLPLKTKKVQSSQIILKNQKIFRTIGDLTFPIYVLHWPLLILFKSLMPIGLGLNIQFLIISLSTFLICIFVGMYLESKKQLWSLLFNRILLKLVGKKDFET comes from the coding sequence ATGGTAAAATTCTTTGATGTTAAAACTAGTATATATCTTGATATAGTAAGATTTTTATGTGCGTTTGTTGTGATGGTTACTCATTGTTGTCAAGTTATATTTGAAATGAATTTTAATAGTCATTTTATTGGAGATATACAACACGGAGCTGTCATGATATTTTTTGTTTTATCAGGATATGTAATTGCCTATACTACGACTGTTAAAAAACGAACAATAGTAGAATATACTATTGCACGATTAAGCCGACTATATTCAATATTTTTTCCAGCGATAATATTGACTGTGATATGCGCTTTATTAACTAAGGCAGTAAATCCAAGTTTTTACGAAATTTATAATAATGGGAATGAAATACTTCGCTATATATTAGGCGTATTTTATTTAAATGAAATTTGGTTTTTATCCGCTGCCCCAAGGATGAATGGAGTTATATGGTCACTTGGTTATGAGTTTTGGTTTTATGCTGTATTTGGTATATTCTTTTTTAAGAAAAAGGGATTGAAAGGTTTTTTTTTACCATTTCTAATTTGTTTGTTAGTTGGTCCTAAGATTTTATTAATGATGGTTATTTGGATGTTTGGTTTTCTTGCATTCAGAATACAAAAAATTATAATATCTACTAAATTGTCTTGGTTTTTTGTGTTTGTATTTTTAGTGATATCTATTTTGTGTATGAGTTTTTTTTCTAGTATTCCTTTCAAGTTAGGGACATATCCATTATTTTGGGCAAGTCAATTTATAACGGATTACGTCGTAGGTGTCTTTTTTGGAATCTCAATTTGGTTTCTACCACTTAAGACAAAGAAAGTACAAAGTTCTCAGATCATATTAAAAAACCAAAAAATATTTAGAACCATTGGAGATTTAACCTTTCCTATTTATGTGTTACACTGGCCATTATTAATTTTATTCAAATCTTTAATGCCTATAGGGTTAGGTTTAAATATACAGTTTCTTATAATTAGTTTATCTACCTTTTTAATATGTATTTTTGTTGGGATGTATTTAGAATCAAAAAAGCAATTGTGGTCACTATTATTTAATAGAATTTTATTAAAATTAGTTGGGAAAAAAGATTTTGAGACATGA
- a CDS encoding acyltransferase, translating to MIDIRLIRRIRIKITTGFWTVLFYFKAKVIWKIQIGKNCKFNGKTILVLKKRDSMVKIGNYCRFVSESDNINLIGINRPCIISTHSDQAVIEIGNNSGFSGTVIGCFKKITIGNNFKGGANTFITDFDWHQEDLRSGEPKEVHIGDDVWLGLNAIVLKGVRIGDNVVIEANSVVTKNIPPNAIAAGNPCKVLYIKNENINIVT from the coding sequence ATGATAGATATAAGATTAATAAGACGTATTAGAATTAAAATTACTACTGGATTTTGGACTGTTTTATTTTATTTTAAGGCAAAAGTTATATGGAAAATTCAAATTGGTAAAAATTGTAAGTTTAATGGTAAAACAATACTTGTTTTGAAAAAAAGAGATTCAATGGTCAAAATAGGTAATTATTGCCGTTTTGTTTCTGAATCGGATAATATTAACCTGATTGGTATAAATAGACCTTGTATTATTAGTACTCATTCTGATCAAGCAGTTATTGAAATAGGGAATAATAGCGGTTTTAGTGGAACAGTAATAGGTTGTTTCAAAAAAATAACTATAGGCAACAATTTTAAAGGAGGGGCAAATACATTTATAACGGATTTTGACTGGCATCAAGAAGATTTACGGAGTGGAGAGCCTAAAGAAGTCCATATTGGGGATGATGTATGGTTAGGTTTAAATGCAATAGTTTTAAAAGGTGTAAGAATTGGTGATAATGTTGTAATAGAGGCAAATAGTGTAGTAACAAAAAATATTCCTCCAAACGCAATAGCTGCTGGAAACCCATGTAAAGTTTTATATATTAAAAATGAAAATATTAATATTGTCACATAA